The window TGCAGCTCGCAGCGGACGACACGGTGGTAACGCTCGTCCGCAAGCTGCGCGATCAGCAGGTGGACATGGGGCAATACGAATACTCCCCGCTCGTGCAGGTGCAAAAATGGAGCGCGCTGCCCGGCGGTACTCAGCTGTTCGACACGCTGGTTGTCGTCGAGAACTATCCGCTCGACGCGACGCTTCAGGAGCAGCAGCACGATCTGGGGCTGTACCGCGTCGGCGAGCAGGTCGAATTCACGAACTACGGGATCAACCTGCAGGTCTCGCCGGCCGACGAAGTGACGTTTGAGATTCACTATGACGGCAAGATGTTCGCGCGCGGGATCATCGAAGGAATGCTCGGCCATCTGCAGACGATATTGCTGGCGATGATCGAGCGGCCGGAAGCGAAAGTGGCCGCGCTGCCGCTGCTCTCTCTGGCGGAGCGGCAGGCGCTGCTGGCGAGCTGGCAGCGTGAAACGAAGCGCTTCCCGCAGGAGCTGTGCCTGCAAGAGCTGTTCGAAGCGCAGGTCTCGCGCACGCCGGAGCGAACGGCGGTGCGGTATGAGGGAGAAGGTCTGACCTATGCCGAGCTGAACGAGCGCGCCAACCGCCTGGCCCGCTATCTGCAGCAGCAGGGCGCGGGGCCGGAGCAGCTGGTCGGCTTGGCGGTGGAGCGGTCGCTGGACATGGTGGTCGGCATCCTCGGCATCCTGAAGGCGGGGGCGGCGTATGTGCCGCTCGACCCGTCCTATCCGCAAGAGCGGCTGGCGTTTTTGCTGGAAGACGCGGGGATCGGGCTGCTCGTCACGCAATCGCAGCTGTTGGCGACGCTGCCTGCGACGGCGGCGATGACGGTGTGCCTCGACCGCGATGCGGCGGCGATTGGCGCGCAAGGCGGGGAGAACCTCGAGGTGGCGATGTCGCCCGACCATCTTGCCTACATCATCTACACATCGGGCTCGACGGGCCATCCGAAAGGCGTGTTGATCCCGCACCGCAACGTCGGGCGGCTGATGGCGGCGACGGAGCGCTGGTACGGGTTCGATGAACAGGATGTCTGGACGCTGTTCCACTCCTACGCGTTCGACTTTTCTGTGTGGGAGCTGTGGGGGGCGCTCTTGTACGGCGGCAAGCTGGTCGTCGTGCCGTACCTCGTCTCGCGCTCGCCGGAAGCGTTTTGCGAACTGCTCCGCCGCGAACGGGTGACGGTGCTGAACCAGACCCCTTCCGCCTTCCGCCAGCTGATCGCGGCGGAGGAAAAAGCGGACGCGGGCAGCGAACTTGCCCTGCGCTATGTGATCTTCGGCGGCGAGGCGCTGGAACTGCAGAGCTTGAAGCCGTGGTTTGCGCGGCACGGCGATCAGCAGCCGCAGTTGGTTAACATGTACGGCATCACGGAGACGACCGTGCACGTCACCTACCGCCCGATCGGGCTGCACGACGTGGAGAGCGGGATCGGCTCGGTGATCGGGGAGCCGATCCCGGACTTGGAGCTGTATGTGCTCGACGCGAATCTGCAGCCGGTGCCGCCCGGTGTGCGCGGAGAGCTGTATGTCGGCGGCGCAGGTCTGGCGCGGGGCTACCTAAACCGCCCGGACTTGACGGCAGAGCGGTTCCTTGCCCATCCGTTCTCAGACGACCCGGCCGCACGGCTGTACAAGACGGGCGACTTGGCCCGCTATCTGCCGAACGGGGAGCTGGAGTATCAAGGCCGCATCGACCATCAGGTGAAAGTGCGGGGCTTCCGCATCGAGCTCGGCGAGATCGAAGCTGCGCTCGCCAAACATGCCGAAGTCCGAGCGGCGGTGGTCATCGTCCGCGAAGACGCGCCGGGCGACAAGCGTCTCGTGGCCTACCTCGTGCTGCAAGATGGACAGGAGGCGGCAGTCGGCGACCTGCGCGCGTTTTTGCAGGAGACGCTGCCCGACTATATGGTGCCGTCGGCGTTCGTGTTCCTCCCGGAGCTGCCGTTGACCGCCAACGGCAAGACCGATACCCAAGCGCTCCCGGCCCCGAACGGTACGACCGGCCGCCGCAGTGAATATGCCGCGCCGGAAAACGCGGTGCAGGAGCAGCTCGCCGCGATCTGGGCGGCAGTGCTTGGCGTCGGGGAAGTCGGGATTGACGACAACTATTTTGAGCTGGGCGGCGATTCGATTCTGTCGATCCGGATCTTGTCGCAAGCGACGGCAGCCGGACTGCCGCTCACGCTGCAAGACCTGTTCCGCTATCCGACGATCCGCGGGCTGGCTGCCAAGGCGGGAGAGGGCCATGTGGCGGCAAGCGTACCGCGCCTGGCTCCGTTCGCCTTGCTGAGCGAAGCGGACCGGAACCTGCTCCCGGACGGCGTGGCAGACGCCTATCCGCTGACGAAACTGCAGGCGGGGATGCTGTTCCACAGCGCGTTTACGGAAGACACCATCGCTTACCACAACGTGACCTCTTACAAGCTGCGCGGGGAGCTCGCGGTGGAAACGTTCCAGCGGGCGCTGGAGCGGCTGTTGCAGAACCATGCCATCCTGCGGACGTCGTTCGACCTGACCGGCTACAGCGAGCCGTTGCAGCTGGTGCAGGAGCGGGTGGAGTTGCCTTTGCGGGTGATCGACCTGCGCGAACGCAGCGCAGCGGAGCAGGAGCTTGAACTGGCGCGCTGGCAGGAGACGGAGCTGCAGAACCGCTTCGACTGGTCGCAGGCGCCGCTCCTGCGCGTCACCTTGCACCTGCTGACCGATGACACCGTGCAGTTCGGCCTGACCGAGCACCACGCCATCCTCGACGGCTGGAGCGTCGCCTCCCTGCTGACCGAGCTGTTCCGCACCTATGCGGCGCTGCTGCGCGGGGAAGCGATCAGCGACCCGCCCCTGCAGGCGGAGTTCCGCGACTATGTCGCGCTGGAGCAGCAGGCGCTGCGGTCGGAAGCGTCCGCGCAGTTCTGGCAGGAGAAACTCGCCGCTGCCCATTTTGGCACGCTGCCCCGCCTTCCTCTCAGCATGGAGAGCGCAAGCAGAATCAACTACGCCGAAGTCGCGATCCCGGAAGACGTATCCGAGCGGCTCAAGGAAGTAGCACGCACGGCGGGCGTGCCGGTGAAGAGCATTTTGCTGGCGGCGCATCTGCGGGTGATGAGCCTGCTGACCGGACAGCCGGACGTGGTGACCGGCCTCGTCGCGGGCGGGCGCACCGAGGCGGAGGACGGGGAGCGCACACTGGGCCTGTTCCTGAACACGCTGCCCCTGCGGCTGACCCTCGCAGGCGGCACCTGGCTCGACCTTGTGCGCGGCGCGTTCGAAGCGGAGCAGGAACTGCTCCCGCACCGCCGCTATCCAATGGCGCAGGTGCAGCAAGAGCTCGGCGGGCAGCCGCTGTTCGAAGCGGCCTTCAACTTCACCCACTTCCACGTCTACGAAGCTCTGCAAGAGGTGCAGGAAGTGGAAGTGGTCGACTTCAACGCCACCGCCGACACCAACTTCGCGTTCGGCGTGGAATGCTCGCAAGACCTCGTCACAGCCCAATTGAAAATGCAAGTCCGCTGGGACGCATCCGAGTTTGCGGCGGAGCAGATGCAGCGCGTGGCCGGGTACTATGAATTTGTGCTGCGCGACATGGCGCAAGACCCGGCGAACTCCTATGAAAAAGCCAACCTGCTCAGCTATGACGAACACTCGCTGCTGCGCAGCTTCAACGAGACGATGCGCGCGTACGACCTGCACCCGCTGCACCGCCTGATCGAAGCGCAAGTCGCCCGCACCCCGCAGGCTGAAGCGGTTGTCTTCCAGGACAGCGCTTTGACCTACGCCGACTTAAACGCGCGCGCCAACCGCCTCGCCAGCACCTTGCAGGAGGAGGGCGTCACGCGCGGTCATCTCGTTGGCGTGGCGATGGAACGCTCGCTGGAACTGGTGATCTCCCTGCTCGCGATCCTCAAGGCGGGCGGCGCGTACGTCCCGCTCGACCCGGAGTATCCGGCCGAGCGCCTCGCCTTCCTGCAGCAGGATGCGGCACCCGACGTGGTGCTCACCCAGTCGCACCTCGCCGATCGGCTCCCGGCGGCACAAAGCAAGACGTTCTGCGTCGATCTGCTCGACCTGACGACCGGGGCAGGAGCGGATCTCGTCGCATCGGCCGGGCTGGACGATCCGGCTTACATGATCTACACCTCGGGCTCGACCGGCAAACCGAAAGGCGTTCTCGTCCCGCATCGCGGCATCGCGAACCGCCTGCTCTGGATGCAGGAGGAGTATCGGCTGACCTCCGCCGACCGCGTGCTGCAGAAGACGCCGTTCTCCTTCGACGTCTCGGTCTGGGAGTTCTTCTGGCCGCTGATGACCGGCGCGGCGCTTGTCGTCGCCAAGCCGGGCGGACACGGAGACAGCCGCTACCTGCTCGATCTGATCAAGCGGGAGCGGATCACGACGATGCACTTCGTCCCGTCGATGCTGCAATTGTTCCTGGAAGAGCAGGAGCTGTCGTCGATCACCACCCTGCGCCAGGTGATGTGTTCCGGCGAAGCGCTGCCGTTTGACCTGCAGGAAAAGTTTTACCAAAAGCTGTCCGGACGCCTGCACAACCTCTACGGCCCGACCGAAGCATCGGTCGACGTCACCTATTGGGAGTGCGAGCCGGGCAGCCGCTTGCAGCTCGTGCCGATCGGCCGCCCCGTCGCCAACACGGCGCTGTATGTGCTCGACGAACACCTGATGCCCGTCCCGGTCGGCGTGCCGGGCGAGCTGTTCATCGGCGGGGAGCAGTTGGCGATCGGCTATCACAACCGTCCGGAGCTGACGGCGGAGCGGTTCCTGCAAACGCCGTACGGGCGTCTGTACAAGACGGGTGACCTTGCCCGCTGGCTGCCCGGCGGCGCGCTGGAATACCTCGGCCGCCTCGACTTCCAAGTCAAGATCCGCGGCTTCCGCATTGAGTTGGGCGAGATCGAGTCGGTGCTGCTCACGCACCCGGCGATCCGTGAAACGGTGGTCACCGCCCACGAGCAAAACGGCGACAAGCGCCTCGTCGCCTACGTCGTGCCTGCAGGCAGCGCCCAGCTGTCGGTGAGCGAACTGCGCGACCACCTGCAGACGAAGCTCGCCGCCTACATGGTGCCGTCCGCGTTTGTCGTGCTCGACCGCCTGCCCCTGTCGCCGAACGGCAAAGTTGACCGCAAAGCGCTGCCGAAGCCGGAACAGAGTCAGAGCGGCCGCGAAACGCCGTATGTGGCGCCGCGAAGCCTGACGGAGCAAACGCTGGCCGGGTTCTTCTCCACACTGCTCGGCGTCGAACAGGCCGGGGTGCAGGACGACTTCTTCCAGCTCGGCGGACACTCGCTGCTCGCCTTGCGCCTGATGGCGCTGATCGAGAAGGAATTTGCCCGCACCTTGCCTCTGTCCGCCCTGTTCGAGCACCGCACCGTGGAAAAACTGGCGCGGCTGCTCGGACAACATGCAGCGGAGCGGCCGGACAGCTCCGTGCTGGTGCCGCTGCAAACGGCAGGAGACGCAGCGCCGCTGTTCCTGATTCATGCGGTCGGCGGCAGTGTGCTGAGCTACATCGAGCTGGCCGACCAGTTCCAAGGCGAGATGCCCGTCTACGCCTTGCAAGCGCCCGGTCTGGAAACGGACGAAACGCCGCTGTCCTCGATCCCCGCATTGGCCGCGCGCTATGCGGAAGAGATCGTGCGCGTGCAGCCGCATGGCCCGTACCGCCTCGGCGGCTGGTCGTTCGGCGGCGCGGTGGCCTATGAGCTGGCCGCGCAGCTGAAAGCAGCCGGTCAGGAGATCGAATATGTGCTGATGCTCGACACCTACGAGCCACGCGACGGGATCGGAGCAGCCGAGCCGGACTCCCTGCTCGCCTTCGCCGCCGACCTCGCCGGACAGCATGGCCTGCAGCTCACCGACGAACAGGCGCAGCACTTCCGCCCGCAAACGGTCGACGACTTGTACAACGCCGTGACCGCCACCGGTCTGCTCCCGGATCTCACCCTTGAGCAGTTCCGCCGCCTGTTCAACGTCTTCCGCGCCAACCGCACCGCCTTGCAGGTGTACCGCCCGGCGGCGTGTGATGTGCGCGTGGAGCTGTTCCAAGCGTCGGAGCACGACCTCGGCTGGCAAGCGCTGGCCGACGTCCGAGTGACCCGCGTCGACGCCGATCACTATTCGATCATCCGCGCGCCGCACGTGCAGACGATCGTGCAGCGCCTGTCCAAACAGCGGGTCTGACGCACCCGCCACACAAAAAAGACTCTGCAGACCATCTGCAGAGTCTTTTTCTTTTCTATGCTTTCTTTAGGCGGCCGTCTCCTCCGGCGCTGACGGCACTTCGCGCAACTTGCGCACCGGGGAGAAGAGCACGATGCAGGCGGCGAGCATGATGCCGACACCGCCGATGATCATCGTGTTGAACACGCCGGCCACACCGCCGAGCAAGCCCCCGGCCAGCGCTCCGAGCGGCATGATGCCGACGACGACGAAGCGGATCGATGCGTTCATCCGCCCGTGCAAGCGGTTCGGCGTGATCGCCATGCGCAGCGAGACTTGATTGATGTTGTAGATGACGATCATGATCATGTCGACGATCTGCGCGCCCATGAGCAGCGGCACCGCGCCTGCGGTCGGCAAGGTGACGGCGAGCAGCTTCATCAGCATCGAGATGCCGGTGAACAGGATCGCCCACGCGATTGCCGGGCCGACGCCAAAGCGGTTTTTCAGCTTCCCGGCGAGCAGAGCGCCGATCATCGCGCCGACGCCCGACATGCCGAGGATCAGGCCGATCATCGTCGGCGCGAGCGCAAGGTCGCGGGAGATGAACAGCAGGAAGATCGGCTGGATCAGCGACATGCAGAAGTTAAACACGGCGGTCGAGAGGATGATCGGGCGCAGAATCTTCGAGCCGAACACCACGCGCAGCCCTTCGCCGATGTCGCTCCAGATGTTCTGCTTGCCGCCCTGCGGCTGCTCGACCGTCTCGTTCCTGCGGATAAACGTGAGCAGGAGCGAAGAGACCAGAAACCCAACCGCATCAACGAGGATCGCAAACGGCGCGGTGACCAGTTGCACCAGCGCGCCGCCCAGACCAGGGCCGGTGATGCGGGAGAGCGAGTTGGTAAATTCGAACTTGCTGTTGCCTTCGACCAGATCCTCGCGGGAGATCACCGAAGGCAGATAAGAAGTGGAAGCAACATCAAAAAACACGGTCGCCGTGCCGGTCAGAAAGACGACGAGAAACAGCTGCTCGATCGTCAAAACCTCCCAGAACGCGGCGGCGGGAATCGTCAGCAGCAGCCCGGCGCGAAACAGGTTGGCGATCTGCATGATCGGCTTGCGCGGCAGGCGGTCGACCCATGCCCCGACAAACAGCCCAAACAGCAGGTACGGCACCGTTCCGGCAGCCGCCAGGATGCCCATCTCCGTCGGAGTTGCCCCGAGCACCAGAGCGGCGATCAGCGGCAAGGCCAGGTAGGTGATCTGCGAGCCGAACATCGAGACCGTCTCCGCCGTCCACAGCTTCATGAAGTCCTGATGGCGCCACAGACCGGTAAAACGCAAGCGCATGGATGGTTCCTCCTGTGTCTGATTTACTCTTAAATCTTACTTTCGTCGCGAGCTTCTTTCAACCATAAGTTGCGGTAATCTACCCAACCCTGTGAATTCAAACTGACGCCGTGCAACTCGGGCCGCGTGGAGACGGTGATAAACAGGCGGTACAAGGGCAAGACGGCATGACTTTCCAACAGCTCCGCTTCGATCTCCTGCAGCAGGGCGAGCCGCTCTGCGCGGTCTGACTTTTGCAACAGCTTGTGAATCGTTGCGGCGTTGCGGCGGCGCTGCTCCGGGCTCAGGTGGTCGGCGAGGAAGGAGCTGCGGGTTTGCAGCAGGTCGAGGTAGGACATCTCCGTGTCGTCTTCCATCGTCGCGCCGTCGAGGATCAGGTCGGAAGCGGCGATGTTCTCCGCCGTGATCATCTCGCGGTATGGCAAAGGGCGGATGGTCAGCGGGATGCCGTAGAGGGCGCATTGGCGCTGGATCCAGTCGGCGTCTTCGATGTGGTCGTCGTCGAAATAGGTGGAGAGCAGAAGCGGTGTGCCGTCATAGCCGCTCTCCGCAAGCAGCTGGCGAATGCGCCCGGGGTCGGGCGGCGCAGCGGCGGGAACATCCGGCTCCAGGCGCACATCGAAGCGGGTGGCCGGGGCGTGGCGGGTGCCGCCGAGGTCTTCGATCAGCCGGCAGCGGTCCAGCGCGAGCGACAGCGCTTCCCGAAAGGCGGGATGGAGTTGCGGGCCCTGCTTGTTCAGGTTGAACGTGAGCATCTGAAACGACCGCTCCAACTGGCCGGACGACGCCCAGCCGGGAGTGGGCTGATTGTACTGCAAGGTCGACTGCACGCTCGGCTCCGTCATGAACCAGATCTCAATGCGGTCGAGCCACGCGCGCTCGCGAAAATACGGGGTGAACGCTTCCAGCACCAGCATCGCATCGTCGTTGCGGATCACTTTGAACGGCCCGCTCCCGACAGGCAGGCGCGGGAAGTCGGCGCCGATCTGCCGGCAGTACTCGGCCGGGACGATGGCGGCGCGCTCGCTGCTTAAGAAGTGCAGGAACAGCTGGTTGGGCGCGTCGAGCTTCACCAGCAGCGTCAGGTCGCCTGTCGCCTGCACCTGCACGACTCCGGAGAACATCCAGGGGAAAAACGACTCCCGTTGCATGCGCTCCATCGTAAAAGCAGCGTCTCGTGCGGTGAGCGCAGTCCCGTTGTGGAACAGGACGCTTTTGCGCAGGTAAAACGTGTAGACGGTGCCGTCCGCGCTGATCTCCCAGTGATGGGCGAGGTGCGGGCGAATGTCGCCGGACGCCGGATCGCGCCTGACCAGCGTGTCGAAGATGTGTTTGACGAGATGCGTCTCCGAGCGCAGGATGCACAAGGCCGGATCGAGGTGATCGAGCGGGTTGCTGTGCGTGATGCGCAAGATGTCCGGCGCGCCCGATGCGCCGCCCGCATGGAAGCCGAAGTGGGAAGCCAGCCAGCTCTGATAGCGGGTGCGCAGGGCGGGCAGGTTCGGCGCATACTGCCCGATCAGTTCGTTGGCCGCGCGGATGTCGCCGGTGCGCACCAGCTCTTGGGCCAGCGAAAACAGCAGATCGGCCGGCAGGATCTGCAGCGTGACGAGCGATGTGTGGCCGCGCCCGCGCCCCGGCTGCCAGTGCATCCAGTTCTGCTCGGCCAATCGCTTGACGATCAGCTTGGCGTTGCGCGGGGTGCAGCAGAGGATGGCGGCGATCTCCTCCAGCGTGATCGGCAGGGCTTGGCCTTGGACGGCGTGCGGCAGGTGTTCGGTAAGGCGGATATAATGATGGACAGGCTGCATACTGCTTCCTTCCTCTCCTTTTGCAAAAGGTGAAACTTCAGTTGCACAAATCTTACCCTTTTTCTGAACGGCTTGCCAGTTTAGCATGAGGAGCAGAGCGAAAGGAGGGGATCGGATGTACGGAACGATGTTAAAAAAGGGGCTCGGGGAGCAGAAAGCGCGAGTCGCCGCTTTGGGCGCTTTGCTGCTCGGCGGGGCGTTGCTGCAGCTCGGCAGCCCGCTGGTGCTGCGCCGCTATATCGACGCGGCCAAGGTGGACGGAGCGCTGGACGTGCTGATCTGGGCGGCCTTGCTGTTTTTGGCGCTGACAGCAGTCAGGCAGTTCGTGCAGGTGGCCGGCACCTACTTGGCGGAGCAGGTGGGCTGGACGGCGACGAACCGGCTGCGGACGGAGCTGTTTTTGCATGCGCTGCGGCTCGATCTGAACTGGCACAAGGAGAAGACGGCCGGTGAGATGATGGAGCGCGTCGATGGGGATGTGACGGCGCTGGCGAACTTTTTCTCGCGCTTTGTGCTGAAGGTGGCGGCGAACGTGCTGCTTTTGCTCGGCATGGTCGCGGTGCTGTTCACAGTCGATTGGCGCGTGGGGGCGGCGTTTCTGATCTTTGTCGGCGCGGCGCTGTGGCTGTTGAACCGGATTCGCGAGATCGCCGTGCCGCATTGGGTGGCCGCCCGGAAGGTGAACGCGGAGTTTTACGGCTTCCTCGGCGAACGGCTGGCCGGGCTGGAGGAGATCCAGGCGAACGGTGCGGGCGGGTATGTGATGCGCCGCTTTTTTGAGCGGATGCGCGTGCTGCTGAGCAAGGAGCGCACGGCCTATGTGCGCGGACGGGCGCTGTGGCCGGCGACGGTCGGGCTGTTCGCAGCCGGGTATGTGCTGGTGTTTGCGCTGGGCAGCTTGCTGTATGAAGGCGGGCAGATTACGCTCGGGACGTTTTATTTGATGTTTGCGTATGTGGAGCTGCTGCGCGGCCCGCTCGATCAGATCACCGAGGAGATGCAGGATTTCCAAAAGGCGGCGGCGAGCGTGCAGCGCGTAGGCGAGCTGATGGCGGTGCAGAGCCGGGAGCCGGATGAAGGCAGGCTGCGCTTGCCAGAAGGAAAGCTTGGCGTGGAGTTTGCGGAAGTGTCGTTCGGCTATGGCGAAGAGGCGGTGCTTGAAGGCGTGTCGTTCGCCGTGCAGCCGGGCCGGGTGCTCGGCGTGCTGGGGCGGACGGGGAGCGGGAAGACGACGCTGACCCGATTGCTTTTGCGGCTGTATGAGCCGGATGCGGGTGCGGTGACGCTTGGCGGCGTGGACGTGCGGTCGGTGCCGCTGGCAGAGCTGCGCGGGAAGATCGGCATGGTGACACAGGAGGTGCGCCTGTTCGGGGCGACCGTCCGGGACAACGTGACGCTGTTCGACCCGGCGGTGCCGGATGCGCGGATCGCCGAAGTGCTCGAAGAGCTGGGGCTCGGCGACTGGCTGCGGGCGTTGCCGCAGGGGCTTGGCACGATGCTCGACGGCAGCGGCGGCCTGTCTGCCGGGGAGGCGCAGCTGCTGTCGTTCGCGAGGGTGTTCCTGCGCGACCCGGCGCTGGTCATCTTCGATGAAGCGTCCTCCCGGCTCGACCCGGCCACGGAGCGGCTGATCGAACGGGCGGTGCGCAAACTGCTGACCGGGCGCACGGCGATCCTCATCGCCCACCGCCTGTCCACGCTGCAGATCGTCGATGACGTGCTGGTGCTGGCGGACGGTCGCGTCGCCGAGTACGGGGCCAGAGATACGCTGAGCCGCACGGTCGGTTCAAGACTGTGGCAGCTGCAGAACGCCGGGCGGGAGGAGGTGCTGGGATGAACATTTGGAACTTGGTGTGGCGGTTGATTCGCTTTCGGCCAGGGTGGTATCTCGCCGATGTGGTGCTATGGACGGGGATCTTTGGCCTGCCGCTATTGACCGGGTATGTGGTGAAGGTGCTGTTCGATGTGGTCAGCGGCGAAGCGCAGGCGGGCGTCGGACCATGGGGGCTGGTCGCGGTGCTGGTGGCGACCTTGCTGCTGCGCATCGGCGTGCTGC of the Tumebacillus sp. BK434 genome contains:
- a CDS encoding non-ribosomal peptide synthetase — protein: MRIDNLEDIFLLTPLQQGMLFHTLMEPESGVYFVQFRLGIEGNLDAGALQEAWQDVTGRHAALRTEIHWQGLEKPVQVVYKQVTVPFAHLDWRGLTAEEREARFAAFLQEDRRKGFQLTDAPLMRLCLLRFADEVYRLVWSSHHLLMDGWSMPVVIQEVLALYQAKTQGREVRLTEARSYGDYIRWLRQQNLEQAESYWRSLLQGFSAPTPLPLQKPAAEQHSGAFEKAALVLSVQDTERLQSLARRNRVTLGSFVQAAWGVLLARYSGEDDVVFGVTVSGRPAALQGVESMVGMFINSLPMRVQLAADDTVVTLVRKLRDQQVDMGQYEYSPLVQVQKWSALPGGTQLFDTLVVVENYPLDATLQEQQHDLGLYRVGEQVEFTNYGINLQVSPADEVTFEIHYDGKMFARGIIEGMLGHLQTILLAMIERPEAKVAALPLLSLAERQALLASWQRETKRFPQELCLQELFEAQVSRTPERTAVRYEGEGLTYAELNERANRLARYLQQQGAGPEQLVGLAVERSLDMVVGILGILKAGAAYVPLDPSYPQERLAFLLEDAGIGLLVTQSQLLATLPATAAMTVCLDRDAAAIGAQGGENLEVAMSPDHLAYIIYTSGSTGHPKGVLIPHRNVGRLMAATERWYGFDEQDVWTLFHSYAFDFSVWELWGALLYGGKLVVVPYLVSRSPEAFCELLRRERVTVLNQTPSAFRQLIAAEEKADAGSELALRYVIFGGEALELQSLKPWFARHGDQQPQLVNMYGITETTVHVTYRPIGLHDVESGIGSVIGEPIPDLELYVLDANLQPVPPGVRGELYVGGAGLARGYLNRPDLTAERFLAHPFSDDPAARLYKTGDLARYLPNGELEYQGRIDHQVKVRGFRIELGEIEAALAKHAEVRAAVVIVREDAPGDKRLVAYLVLQDGQEAAVGDLRAFLQETLPDYMVPSAFVFLPELPLTANGKTDTQALPAPNGTTGRRSEYAAPENAVQEQLAAIWAAVLGVGEVGIDDNYFELGGDSILSIRILSQATAAGLPLTLQDLFRYPTIRGLAAKAGEGHVAASVPRLAPFALLSEADRNLLPDGVADAYPLTKLQAGMLFHSAFTEDTIAYHNVTSYKLRGELAVETFQRALERLLQNHAILRTSFDLTGYSEPLQLVQERVELPLRVIDLRERSAAEQELELARWQETELQNRFDWSQAPLLRVTLHLLTDDTVQFGLTEHHAILDGWSVASLLTELFRTYAALLRGEAISDPPLQAEFRDYVALEQQALRSEASAQFWQEKLAAAHFGTLPRLPLSMESASRINYAEVAIPEDVSERLKEVARTAGVPVKSILLAAHLRVMSLLTGQPDVVTGLVAGGRTEAEDGERTLGLFLNTLPLRLTLAGGTWLDLVRGAFEAEQELLPHRRYPMAQVQQELGGQPLFEAAFNFTHFHVYEALQEVQEVEVVDFNATADTNFAFGVECSQDLVTAQLKMQVRWDASEFAAEQMQRVAGYYEFVLRDMAQDPANSYEKANLLSYDEHSLLRSFNETMRAYDLHPLHRLIEAQVARTPQAEAVVFQDSALTYADLNARANRLASTLQEEGVTRGHLVGVAMERSLELVISLLAILKAGGAYVPLDPEYPAERLAFLQQDAAPDVVLTQSHLADRLPAAQSKTFCVDLLDLTTGAGADLVASAGLDDPAYMIYTSGSTGKPKGVLVPHRGIANRLLWMQEEYRLTSADRVLQKTPFSFDVSVWEFFWPLMTGAALVVAKPGGHGDSRYLLDLIKRERITTMHFVPSMLQLFLEEQELSSITTLRQVMCSGEALPFDLQEKFYQKLSGRLHNLYGPTEASVDVTYWECEPGSRLQLVPIGRPVANTALYVLDEHLMPVPVGVPGELFIGGEQLAIGYHNRPELTAERFLQTPYGRLYKTGDLARWLPGGALEYLGRLDFQVKIRGFRIELGEIESVLLTHPAIRETVVTAHEQNGDKRLVAYVVPAGSAQLSVSELRDHLQTKLAAYMVPSAFVVLDRLPLSPNGKVDRKALPKPEQSQSGRETPYVAPRSLTEQTLAGFFSTLLGVEQAGVQDDFFQLGGHSLLALRLMALIEKEFARTLPLSALFEHRTVEKLARLLGQHAAERPDSSVLVPLQTAGDAAPLFLIHAVGGSVLSYIELADQFQGEMPVYALQAPGLETDETPLSSIPALAARYAEEIVRVQPHGPYRLGGWSFGGAVAYELAAQLKAAGQEIEYVLMLDTYEPRDGIGAAEPDSLLAFAADLAGQHGLQLTDEQAQHFRPQTVDDLYNAVTATGLLPDLTLEQFRRLFNVFRANRTALQVYRPAACDVRVELFQASEHDLGWQALADVRVTRVDADHYSIIRAPHVQTIVQRLSKQRV
- a CDS encoding MFS transporter, encoding MRLRFTGLWRHQDFMKLWTAETVSMFGSQITYLALPLIAALVLGATPTEMGILAAAGTVPYLLFGLFVGAWVDRLPRKPIMQIANLFRAGLLLTIPAAAFWEVLTIEQLFLVVFLTGTATVFFDVASTSYLPSVISREDLVEGNSKFEFTNSLSRITGPGLGGALVQLVTAPFAILVDAVGFLVSSLLLTFIRRNETVEQPQGGKQNIWSDIGEGLRVVFGSKILRPIILSTAVFNFCMSLIQPIFLLFISRDLALAPTMIGLILGMSGVGAMIGALLAGKLKNRFGVGPAIAWAILFTGISMLMKLLAVTLPTAGAVPLLMGAQIVDMIMIVIYNINQVSLRMAITPNRLHGRMNASIRFVVVGIMPLGALAGGLLGGVAGVFNTMIIGGVGIMLAACIVLFSPVRKLREVPSAPEETAA
- a CDS encoding SgrR family transcriptional regulator, whose translation is MQPVHHYIRLTEHLPHAVQGQALPITLEEIAAILCCTPRNAKLIVKRLAEQNWMHWQPGRGRGHTSLVTLQILPADLLFSLAQELVRTGDIRAANELIGQYAPNLPALRTRYQSWLASHFGFHAGGASGAPDILRITHSNPLDHLDPALCILRSETHLVKHIFDTLVRRDPASGDIRPHLAHHWEISADGTVYTFYLRKSVLFHNGTALTARDAAFTMERMQRESFFPWMFSGVVQVQATGDLTLLVKLDAPNQLFLHFLSSERAAIVPAEYCRQIGADFPRLPVGSGPFKVIRNDDAMLVLEAFTPYFRERAWLDRIEIWFMTEPSVQSTLQYNQPTPGWASSGQLERSFQMLTFNLNKQGPQLHPAFREALSLALDRCRLIEDLGGTRHAPATRFDVRLEPDVPAAAPPDPGRIRQLLAESGYDGTPLLLSTYFDDDHIEDADWIQRQCALYGIPLTIRPLPYREMITAENIAASDLILDGATMEDDTEMSYLDLLQTRSSFLADHLSPEQRRRNAATIHKLLQKSDRAERLALLQEIEAELLESHAVLPLYRLFITVSTRPELHGVSLNSQGWVDYRNLWLKEARDESKI
- a CDS encoding ABC transporter ATP-binding protein, encoding MYGTMLKKGLGEQKARVAALGALLLGGALLQLGSPLVLRRYIDAAKVDGALDVLIWAALLFLALTAVRQFVQVAGTYLAEQVGWTATNRLRTELFLHALRLDLNWHKEKTAGEMMERVDGDVTALANFFSRFVLKVAANVLLLLGMVAVLFTVDWRVGAAFLIFVGAALWLLNRIREIAVPHWVAARKVNAEFYGFLGERLAGLEEIQANGAGGYVMRRFFERMRVLLSKERTAYVRGRALWPATVGLFAAGYVLVFALGSLLYEGGQITLGTFYLMFAYVELLRGPLDQITEEMQDFQKAAASVQRVGELMAVQSREPDEGRLRLPEGKLGVEFAEVSFGYGEEAVLEGVSFAVQPGRVLGVLGRTGSGKTTLTRLLLRLYEPDAGAVTLGGVDVRSVPLAELRGKIGMVTQEVRLFGATVRDNVTLFDPAVPDARIAEVLEELGLGDWLRALPQGLGTMLDGSGGLSAGEAQLLSFARVFLRDPALVIFDEASSRLDPATERLIERAVRKLLTGRTAILIAHRLSTLQIVDDVLVLADGRVAEYGARDTLSRTVGSRLWQLQNAGREEVLG